The following proteins are co-located in the Eubalaena glacialis isolate mEubGla1 chromosome 14, mEubGla1.1.hap2.+ XY, whole genome shotgun sequence genome:
- the CCDC85A gene encoding coiled-coil domain-containing protein 85A isoform X2, translated as MSKAAGGASAAAESCPPTSAGPSAATAVEDLSKVSDEELLQWSKEELIRCLRRAEAEKVSAMLDHSNLIREVNRRLQLHLGEIRGLKDINQKLQEDNQELRDLCCFLDDDRQKGKRVSREWQRLGRYTAGVMHKEVALYLQKLKELEVKQEEVVKENLELKELCVLLDEEKGAGCAGSRCSIDSQASLCQLAATTAPYVRDVGDGSSTSSAGSTDSPDHKHHASGGSPEHLQKARAEGSPEHSKHRSASPEHLQKPRASATPDHPKALKGPSPEHHKPLCKGSPEQQRHPHAGSSPEALPKHVLSGSPEHLQKHRPGGSPEHARHSGGSPEHLQKHALGGSLEHLPRARGTSPEHLKQHYGGSPDHKPVGGGGGGGGGGGGGGGGGSREGTLRRQAQEDLSPHHRNVYSGMNGCMEETWRCCRFVSWN; from the exons ATGTCGAAGGCGGCCGGAGGCGCATCGGCGGCGGCGGAAAGTTGTCCGCCAACCTCTGCCGGCCCGTCTGCGGCCACTGCCGTGGAGGACCTGTCCAAAGTGTCGGACGAGGAGCTGCTGCAGTGGAGCAAGGAGGAGCTGATCCGCTGCCTGCGGCGCGCGGAGGCGGAGAAGGTGAGCGCGATGCTGGACCACAGCAACCTCATCCGCGAGGTCAACCGCCGCCTGCAGCTGCACCTCGGCGAGATCCGCGGGCTCAAG GATATTAACCAGAAACTCCAGGAGGACAACCAGGAACTGAGGGACCTCTGCTGTTTCCTGGATGATGACCGGCAGAAGGGCAAGAGGGTGTCCCGGGAGTGGCAGAGACTGGGCCGCTACACGGCGGGGGTGATGCACAAGGAGGTGGCCTTATACCTGCAGAAGCTGAAGGAGCTGGAGGTGAAGCAGGAGGAGGTGGTGAAGGAGAACCTGGAGCTCAAGGAGCTCTGCGTGCTGCTGGACGAGGAGAAGGGCGCGGGCTGCGCGGGCAGCCGCTGCTCCATCGACAGCCAGGCCAGCCTCTGCCAGCTCGCCGCCACCACGGCGCCCTACGTGCGGGACGTGGGCGACGGCAGCAGCACTTCCAGCGCGGGCAGCACCGACAGCCCGGACCACAAGCATCACGCGAGCGGCGGCAGCCCGGAGCACCTGCAGAAGGCCCGGGCCGAGGGCAGCCCGGAGCACTCCAAGCACAGGAGCGCCAGCCCTGAGCATCTGCAGAAGCCCAGGGCCTCCGCGACCCCAGATCACCCCAAAGCCCTCAAAGGACCCAGCCCCGAGCACCACAAACCCTTGTGCAAGGGCAGCCCCGAACAGCAAAGGCACCCGCACGCGGGGAGCAGCCCCGAAGCGCTGCCCAAGCACGTGCTGAGCGGGAGCCCGGAGCACTTACAGAAGCACAGGCCCGGGGGCAGCCCCGAGCACGCCAGGCACAGCGGAGGGAGCCCCGAGCATCTTCAGAAACACGCCCTCGGCGGGAGCCTGGAGCACCTACCCAGAGCCCGGGGCACCAGCCCGGAGCACCTCAAACAGCATTACGGGGGGAGCCCAGATCACAAACCCGTGGGCGGAGgcggcggtggcggtggcggcggcggcggcggcggtggcggtggcAGTAGGGAGGGCACCCTCCGAAGGCAGGCGCAAGAGGATCTGTCACCCCATCACCGGAACGTCTACAGTGGCATGAACG